A region of Natribaculum luteum DNA encodes the following proteins:
- the hcaB gene encoding 3-(cis-5,6-dihydroxycyclohexa-1,3-dien-1-yl)propanoate dehydrogenase: MGWLDNQVALVTGGGSGLGRAVTERFIDEGASVGVLDINEDRLEDVGSDFGDDVVTVAGDVTSLADNKRAVSETVDAFGKLDVFVGNAGVFDQNTSLPELSGEDLEESFFELFGVNVLGYMMGAKAALPELIETDGRIVFTASQASFGSDGGGILYVPAKHAVLGLVRQLAFELAPTIRVNAVAPGFVPTDLSGTESLGGHRGVVSADKFDPTNHPLEITPSAADYTGAYVLLASETDSRPITGSVVRADLGRSVRGITEVSRSAVEYITQDVTD, encoded by the coding sequence ATGGGTTGGCTTGACAATCAGGTCGCACTGGTCACTGGCGGTGGATCCGGGCTTGGACGTGCGGTGACCGAACGGTTCATCGACGAGGGCGCATCGGTCGGCGTACTGGACATCAACGAGGACCGACTCGAGGACGTCGGGTCGGACTTTGGCGACGATGTCGTCACCGTCGCGGGAGACGTAACGTCATTGGCGGACAACAAACGGGCGGTCTCGGAGACAGTTGACGCCTTCGGCAAACTTGATGTGTTCGTCGGAAATGCGGGTGTATTTGATCAGAATACGTCCCTGCCTGAGCTGTCAGGTGAGGACCTCGAAGAGAGCTTCTTCGAACTGTTCGGCGTGAACGTCCTTGGATACATGATGGGTGCAAAGGCGGCGCTGCCCGAACTAATCGAAACAGACGGACGAATAGTATTCACCGCCTCGCAGGCGAGCTTCGGGTCCGACGGCGGAGGCATTCTCTACGTCCCGGCCAAGCACGCTGTCCTCGGTCTAGTTCGGCAGCTCGCCTTCGAGCTCGCACCGACGATTCGAGTTAATGCCGTCGCGCCGGGGTTTGTCCCAACAGATCTATCAGGTACCGAATCACTCGGCGGCCACCGCGGCGTCGTTTCCGCCGATAAGTTCGATCCTACGAACCATCCGCTCGAGATCACGCCGTCGGCCGCCGACTATACCGGCGCCTATGTGCTTCTGGCATCCGAGACAGACTCCCGACCAATAACTGGATCGGTCGTCCGCGCCGACCTCGGCCGCTCCGTCCGTGGCATTACCGAAGTTAGTCGATCGGCAGTCGAGTACATCACGCAGGACGTGACAGACTAA
- a CDS encoding sodium:solute symporter family protein produces MSSGSLVPIQALPPDLAETISTNLSLSLSILACYVVMFLAITHFARRGYSDSLSDHIVASRGLGWVVASLTLVATVLSGVGMAGFPGTVYSVGFSFIAMILAGYAVTAPAVWYLGRRMWVVGKEHDLQTPGDLLGDYYQSDTVRLYTVLASVAFNTTYIVAQLLAGGLILTILTGGVVSFELGVLALAFVVTIHLASTGMRGIAYLDTFNGALISILLGAFGVFIVSHAGGVGEIFTSLGDSRAGYTTAPGVTGLFTPEVILIVGALFSVGNTLLSPAGWIRMYSVDTERNFAKVAAMIVGVLTLIYVFGTSFIGIYGRTVLPEGTNPDTVSSLLAFDVMPFGLAALFLVGILAAIVSTTDSYAHVLAATVSRDFIRTFISPDISEDEELLLNRVVIIVTMLAGVAGALLYSNLITPLALFVVAVSIQLLPLLLGAVSWPRASTEAAIVSPAVGTVLLALFQLQLIPNPYVTPLVPGILVATVVNFGLFVVVSYLTSPQPLDKMEQYHGLINRKL; encoded by the coding sequence ATGAGTAGCGGATCACTCGTTCCGATACAGGCGCTCCCTCCGGATCTCGCCGAGACGATTTCGACAAACCTGTCGCTTTCACTCAGTATTCTAGCTTGCTACGTCGTCATGTTCCTCGCCATCACACATTTCGCAAGACGAGGGTACTCGGACAGTCTGTCCGACCACATCGTTGCCTCTCGAGGGCTGGGATGGGTCGTCGCCTCGCTCACTCTCGTTGCGACGGTGCTGAGCGGCGTCGGCATGGCCGGATTCCCAGGTACGGTATATTCAGTCGGCTTTTCATTCATCGCGATGATTCTCGCCGGCTACGCGGTGACTGCACCGGCAGTCTGGTACCTCGGCCGCCGTATGTGGGTCGTCGGGAAGGAGCATGATCTTCAGACCCCAGGCGACCTGCTGGGTGACTACTATCAGAGCGACACGGTCCGGCTTTACACAGTGCTCGCGAGCGTTGCTTTCAATACGACGTATATCGTCGCTCAACTGCTCGCCGGTGGGCTGATTTTGACGATCCTTACGGGCGGGGTTGTTTCCTTCGAGTTGGGCGTTCTCGCACTTGCCTTCGTAGTCACAATCCACCTTGCCAGTACAGGGATGCGTGGAATCGCGTACCTCGATACCTTCAACGGGGCGCTGATTTCGATCCTTCTCGGCGCATTCGGCGTATTCATCGTCAGCCACGCCGGCGGCGTTGGCGAAATCTTCACTAGCCTCGGCGATTCCCGCGCCGGATACACGACGGCACCCGGAGTAACCGGCCTGTTCACGCCAGAGGTCATCCTGATCGTCGGTGCTCTGTTCTCGGTCGGCAATACCTTACTCTCACCCGCGGGATGGATCCGTATGTACTCTGTCGACACTGAACGGAACTTCGCCAAAGTCGCCGCGATGATCGTCGGTGTTCTCACGCTAATATACGTCTTCGGTACGAGTTTCATCGGAATCTATGGTCGGACCGTGCTGCCAGAGGGAACAAATCCGGATACGGTGTCGTCACTTCTCGCGTTCGACGTGATGCCGTTCGGTCTCGCCGCTTTGTTCCTTGTCGGCATCTTGGCTGCAATCGTCTCCACGACGGACTCGTACGCACACGTGTTGGCAGCGACCGTTTCGCGCGACTTTATCAGAACATTTATCAGTCCGGACATCTCCGAAGATGAGGAACTGCTTCTGAACAGAGTCGTGATCATCGTCACGATGCTCGCCGGTGTCGCCGGCGCGCTCTTGTACTCAAACCTGATAACCCCCCTTGCGCTGTTCGTCGTGGCAGTATCGATCCAACTGCTGCCGCTGTTGCTCGGCGCCGTCTCCTGGCCACGCGCGTCCACGGAAGCGGCCATTGTATCGCCAGCAGTTGGAACGGTACTTCTCGCTCTGTTCCAGCTGCAGCTGATTCCGAACCCATACGTAACTCCACTCGTTCCAGGCATTCTGGTTGCGACCGTCGTCAACTTCGGTCTCTTCGTGGTCGTGAGCTACCTCACGTCGCCACAACCGCTCGACAAGATGGAGCAGTACCACGGACTCATTAATAGGAAGCTCTAA
- a CDS encoding aromatic ring-hydroxylating oxygenase subunit alpha, with protein sequence MKILNDEDIYQRELNRIFAQTWVYVGHESEVPEPGDYRQRTIGEDPFVFVRDENGTLRVLFNSCRHRGANVCRAEKGNTTHFRCPYHGWTYQNTGDLVGVPQKGDGFDHLDADEYGLREAANVDTYNGLVFACIAPDAPQLEEYLGGATWYLDMYFDLIDMEVIGDPQRWVVDADWKTPTENFYGDNYHVPMGHKSAIDVGIGSETATGEEESELYGIADCDGHAFSIYQIDSEKPMFWGHPEDVVETFNHDALDDDQHEVARRSGVTLGTIFPNLSFIFLGGRDDPNKDPVGTFCLRQWQPRGPGKMEAWNWILAPKDAPAEYKERVYEVGMSTFSAAGNFEADDIGIWDGIDDAAGSVFVEQTEATTLFTMGRGENAAATIDDDWAGPGTAYADGGLTDENQLDFYRTWYETITTEGAE encoded by the coding sequence ATGAAGATTCTCAATGATGAGGACATCTATCAGCGAGAGCTCAATCGGATATTCGCTCAGACGTGGGTGTACGTCGGCCACGAATCGGAGGTTCCTGAGCCGGGCGATTACCGCCAGCGGACAATCGGAGAGGACCCGTTTGTCTTCGTCCGCGACGAAAATGGCACGCTCCGCGTATTGTTCAACAGCTGTCGTCACCGCGGCGCGAACGTCTGCCGGGCTGAGAAGGGGAACACGACCCATTTTCGCTGCCCCTATCACGGCTGGACCTACCAAAACACGGGTGACCTCGTCGGCGTCCCCCAGAAGGGAGATGGGTTCGACCACCTCGACGCTGACGAGTACGGCCTCCGCGAGGCGGCGAACGTCGACACATATAACGGACTAGTCTTCGCCTGTATCGCACCAGACGCGCCGCAACTCGAAGAGTATCTCGGCGGTGCGACGTGGTACCTCGACATGTACTTCGACCTGATTGACATGGAAGTTATTGGCGACCCGCAGCGGTGGGTCGTCGACGCCGACTGGAAAACGCCGACGGAGAACTTCTACGGCGACAATTACCACGTGCCGATGGGCCACAAGTCGGCGATCGACGTGGGAATCGGCAGCGAAACAGCCACTGGCGAGGAAGAGAGCGAACTGTATGGTATCGCCGACTGTGATGGACACGCTTTTAGTATCTACCAGATCGACTCTGAGAAGCCGATGTTCTGGGGCCACCCCGAAGATGTCGTCGAGACGTTCAACCACGATGCTCTCGACGACGACCAGCACGAGGTCGCACGCAGGTCGGGCGTGACTCTCGGGACGATCTTCCCGAACCTCTCATTCATTTTCCTCGGCGGCCGCGACGATCCGAACAAGGATCCCGTCGGGACGTTCTGTCTGCGTCAGTGGCAGCCCCGTGGCCCCGGCAAGATGGAGGCTTGGAACTGGATTCTAGCACCGAAAGACGCTCCGGCGGAATACAAAGAGCGAGTCTACGAAGTCGGAATGTCGACGTTCAGCGCCGCGGGTAACTTCGAGGCCGACGATATCGGCATCTGGGACGGAATTGATGACGCGGCGGGCAGCGTGTTCGTTGAGCAGACCGAGGCTACGACGCTGTTCACGATGGGACGCGGCGAGAACGCCGCGGCGACCATCGACGACGACTGGGCGGGGCCGGGAACGGCCTACGCGGATGGCGGGCTGACCGACGAGAACCAACTGGACTTCTACCGAACGTGGTACGAGACGATAACGACCGAGGGGGCTGAATAA
- a CDS encoding ParA family protein: MLSYTVYSEAGGVGKSSLTANLAVAHARAGLDVLVVPLDPQDGDLSRLLGVDEDRASSDADNLVRHMVNAPKGPFEDLIRTSEGVDIIPEHNMLSDLADHLAREQQKAEDFGDAYNIYAQLQRVLADAEVGDRYDVLICDPPATESDHLYNAIFATRNLVIPVEPSAKGRASVEGLEELASNFADQLNIEVGVLAAVPNGFKRTNDQKELIDEIEFPTPEIISDRTSMMEGCWKQQCSAFKYVREHRSRQRDYELETLAQFDNLARYLETEAGIEAPNPPEPGELEQAVKA, encoded by the coding sequence ATGCTCTCATACACGGTGTACTCCGAAGCAGGTGGCGTTGGAAAATCGTCGCTGACGGCGAATCTGGCTGTCGCGCACGCTCGAGCAGGTCTCGACGTCCTGGTCGTCCCGCTGGATCCGCAGGACGGTGACCTCAGCCGACTGCTCGGTGTCGACGAGGACCGTGCCAGCAGCGATGCAGACAACCTCGTCCGCCACATGGTCAATGCACCGAAGGGTCCATTTGAGGACCTCATCCGAACGTCGGAGGGCGTCGACATCATTCCGGAGCACAACATGCTCTCGGACCTCGCAGATCACCTCGCCCGCGAACAGCAGAAAGCCGAGGACTTCGGCGACGCGTACAATATCTACGCCCAACTGCAGCGCGTCCTCGCCGATGCCGAAGTCGGCGATCGGTATGATGTCTTGATCTGCGATCCGCCGGCGACCGAGTCGGATCACCTCTACAACGCGATCTTCGCGACGCGAAATCTGGTGATTCCAGTCGAGCCCTCGGCCAAGGGACGAGCATCGGTCGAAGGCCTCGAGGAACTTGCGAGTAACTTCGCTGATCAGCTGAACATCGAGGTCGGTGTTCTTGCTGCAGTCCCGAACGGATTCAAGCGAACGAACGACCAGAAGGAGCTCATCGATGAAATCGAGTTCCCCACACCAGAGATAATCAGCGATCGGACATCGATGATGGAAGGGTGTTGGAAGCAGCAGTGTTCGGCATTCAAGTATGTTCGCGAGCATCGGTCCCGTCAACGGGACTACGAACTCGAAACCCTCGCCCAGTTCGATAACCTGGCTCGCTACCTCGAGACGGAGGCAGGGATTGAGGCACCAAACCCGCCGGAGCCAGGGGAACTTGAGCAAGCGGTGAAAGCATGA
- a CDS encoding VOC family protein — protein sequence MIGQATHYGLNVQDMESALEFYRDRLGFEVDKRFPISEVQSDIVGVEGVEGEIVFLDAGGFAIELIDYDAPENDVVHETAAGHDVGIAHICITVDDVVGLYEELTPAVKFVNSPRTVGNGADIAYARDPDGNYVELYEPPADNSISD from the coding sequence ATGATAGGACAGGCGACACACTACGGACTGAACGTACAGGACATGGAGAGTGCCCTCGAGTTCTACCGGGATCGGCTCGGATTCGAGGTCGATAAACGGTTCCCGATCAGTGAGGTCCAGAGCGACATCGTCGGTGTCGAAGGTGTTGAGGGCGAGATTGTCTTTCTCGACGCCGGCGGCTTCGCGATTGAACTCATCGACTACGATGCGCCCGAAAACGACGTCGTTCACGAGACAGCAGCAGGTCACGACGTCGGGATTGCCCACATCTGCATCACTGTTGACGACGTAGTCGGCCTCTACGAGGAACTCACGCCGGCAGTCAAGTTCGTGAATTCTCCCCGAACCGTCGGTAACGGCGCGGATATCGCTTACGCTCGAGACCCTGACGGAAACTACGTCGAACTGTACGAGCCACCCGCCGACAACTCGATCAGTGATTGA